In Elephas maximus indicus isolate mEleMax1 chromosome 7, mEleMax1 primary haplotype, whole genome shotgun sequence, the following proteins share a genomic window:
- the LOC126079317 gene encoding olfactory receptor 2D3-like: MGKENQTYLTEFILLGLSSDQHTQVLLFVVFLIIYLLTVSGNLLIIVSVNADSRLHTPMYFFLKNLSFADLCFSTSIVPQMLLHFLVMRKTISFARCSIQMVFFLVAGATESSLLAVMSYDRYVAVCKPLHYSTIMTQRVCVQLAITSWVSGTFVSLVDTTFTLCLPYQGRNVINHYFCEPPALLKLASTNTYKAEMALFSVGVAILLVPVSLILISYCNILSTVLRMQSGEGRFKVFSTCGSHLTVVIFYYGSTIFTYMRPNSKKMNEGDKIISVFYSVITSMMNPFIYSLRNKDVKEAFMKALGR; this comes from the coding sequence ATgggcaaagaaaaccaaacctatttgACTGAATTCATCTTGCTGGGGCTTTCTTCAGATCAGCATACTCAGGTCCtgctgtttgtggtatttctcatCATCTACCTACTGACTGTATCTGGGAATCTGCTCATCATAGTCTCAGTTAATGCTGACTCCCGActtcacactcccatgtactttttccttaaAAACCTGTCTTTTGCTGACCTCTGTTTCTCTACAAGCATTGTTCCTCAGATGCTACTCCACTTCCTGGTAATGAGAAAGACCATTTCCTTTGCTAGATGCTCAATTCAGatggtgtttttcttagtagctggGGCTACAGAGAGTTCACTTCTAGCAGtgatgtcctatgaccgctatgtggctgtCTGCAAGCCCTTGCACTACTCCACCATCATGACCCAGAGGGTTTGTGTCCAGCTGGCCATAACATCCTGGGTCAGCGGGACATTTGTGTCTCTGGTAGATACCACATTTACTTTGTGTCTCCCGTACCAGGGACGAAATGTAATTAATCATTACTTTTGTGAACCTCCTGCACTTCTGAAGCTGGCTTCCACAAACACCTACAAAGCTGAGATGGCCCTCTTTTCAGTGGGTGTGGCTATCCTCCTAGTTCCTGTCTCCCTTATTCTGATCTCCTACTGCAACATCCTCTCCACTGTGTTGAGAATGCAGTCAGGGGAGGGGAGATTTAAGGTCTTCTCTACCTGTGGTTCCCATCTCACTGTCGTTATCTTCTACTATGGATCAACAATATTCACCTACATGAGGCCAAActccaaaaaaatgaatgaaggtGATAAAATTATCTCTGTGTTCTACTCAGTCATAACATCCATGATGAACCCGTTCatttacagcctgaggaacaaggatgTAAAGGAGGCATTTATGAAAGCACTTGGGAGATAG